A section of the Methanosarcina mazei S-6 genome encodes:
- a CDS encoding PUA domain-containing protein — protein MNCNVERLSRVRMIADYQFGKGTGKELFPEGSTFQLSRTKRVRQVLHSGKRIATARAKDGFFTLSIEGASVIHKLLSGKKLRVVVSDDAAPFVEAGKTAFAKHVIDIDPELRAGEEVLITDKNDRLLATGQLLLSPAEIRDLDSGAAVDVRAGIASK, from the coding sequence ATGAACTGCAATGTAGAAAGACTTTCAAGAGTCCGCATGATTGCGGATTATCAATTTGGGAAAGGTACAGGAAAAGAGCTGTTCCCAGAAGGGTCAACTTTCCAGCTTTCCCGGACAAAAAGGGTACGCCAGGTACTTCACTCAGGCAAAAGAATTGCAACTGCACGAGCAAAAGATGGTTTTTTCACTCTCAGCATCGAAGGAGCTTCCGTAATTCATAAACTTCTTTCGGGAAAAAAGCTAAGGGTAGTTGTTTCCGATGATGCTGCACCTTTTGTGGAGGCAGGCAAAACGGCTTTTGCAAAGCATGTTATTGATATTGATCCGGAACTCAGGGCTGGAGAAGAAGTCCTTATTACGGACAAAAATGACAGGCTGCTTGCAACAGGGCAGTTGCTGTTGTCTCCTGCAGAGATCCGGGATCTTGATAGTGGAGCGGCTGTGGATGTGCGGGCAGGAATTGCTTCGAAATAA
- a CDS encoding acetylornithine transaminase, which translates to MTDKIINSGNLEAGYDSVIDKDSKYVMQTYGRQPLVLSKGKGAVVQDIYGKEYIDCVAGIAVNNVGHCHPTVVKAIQAQAEKLIHVSNLYYTEIQAEFAESLASITGMERVFFCNSGAEAVEAAMKLARVATGKSAFVAAEHSFHGRTIGALSVTHKSMYRDPFMPPVSSKTSFVPYSDADAIRKAISEDTAAVVLEPIQGEGGVNVPDPGYLKEVREICDETGTLLIFDEVQTGFGRTGTWFCKEQFGVEPDVMSMAKAIGGGFPMGAIAARSGLSFGRGQHASTFGGGPLACAAALASIQAIKEEKLLERSKEMGAYFTKKLSGMARDDIVEVRGKGLMIGVEIKYPCGKFVDFAREHGVLVNCTSDSVLRLVPPLVITKEQIDSVVDVLEQA; encoded by the coding sequence TTGACAGATAAAATTATTAATTCCGGTAACCTTGAAGCAGGGTACGATTCCGTTATAGATAAAGATTCAAAGTATGTGATGCAGACTTACGGGCGCCAGCCCCTCGTTCTCTCAAAAGGCAAAGGAGCAGTTGTCCAGGATATTTACGGTAAGGAGTACATCGACTGTGTCGCAGGCATTGCAGTAAACAATGTTGGGCACTGCCACCCCACAGTTGTTAAAGCAATCCAGGCACAGGCTGAGAAGCTGATCCACGTTTCCAACCTGTATTATACTGAAATCCAGGCAGAATTTGCAGAAAGCCTTGCCTCGATTACAGGCATGGAACGTGTCTTTTTCTGTAACTCGGGAGCCGAAGCCGTAGAGGCTGCGATGAAACTGGCCCGTGTAGCTACAGGAAAAAGTGCTTTTGTAGCAGCCGAACATTCCTTCCACGGGAGGACCATAGGGGCTCTCAGCGTAACTCACAAGAGCATGTACAGGGATCCCTTTATGCCTCCTGTAAGTTCAAAAACAAGCTTTGTCCCCTATTCTGACGCCGATGCTATAAGGAAAGCGATTTCCGAAGATACCGCAGCAGTGGTCCTTGAACCGATCCAGGGAGAAGGCGGGGTTAATGTCCCGGATCCCGGATATTTAAAAGAGGTAAGGGAAATCTGTGACGAAACCGGAACCCTCCTCATCTTTGACGAGGTACAGACAGGCTTTGGAAGGACAGGTACCTGGTTCTGTAAAGAACAATTTGGAGTTGAGCCTGACGTTATGAGCATGGCAAAAGCCATAGGAGGAGGGTTCCCCATGGGCGCCATTGCAGCTCGCAGCGGCCTCAGTTTCGGGCGCGGGCAGCATGCTTCTACCTTCGGCGGCGGGCCTCTTGCCTGTGCAGCAGCTCTTGCTTCGATCCAGGCGATAAAAGAGGAAAAGCTTCTGGAACGCTCAAAGGAAATGGGCGCTTATTTCACGAAAAAACTTTCAGGCATGGCAAGGGATGATATTGTGGAGGTCCGCGGGAAAGGGCTTATGATAGGAGTTGAGATTAAATATCCCTGCGGAAAGTTTGTAGATTTTGCAAGGGAACATGGTGTGCTTGTAAACTGCACCTCGGACTCGGTGCTCCGCCTTGTCCCTCCACTTGTGATTACGAAAGAACAGATAGACTCGGTTGTTGATGTCCTTGAGCAGGCGTGA
- the hisC gene encoding histidinol-phosphate transaminase — MSLSRRELIKKEIFDIEEYVPGRSIEEIASTYGLKPESIIKLGSNENPLGPSPKAVKALIEAAPGANIYPSADAHELREALSKYTGFPVSNIVASGPGMDGLLDGLCRIIIEKGDEVIVPIPTFSYYELPARACGAEPVFIRRNQDFSLNPEKILEAVSPRTKIIFLCSPNNPSGNLLPEADLRKIIENTDALVFVDEAYVEFADRNLAALVNEYDNVAVGRTFSKVFGLAGLRLGYGIMPEWLTKEYLRAATPFSVSLPALRAGLAALSDTEYLNKSINLAREGREYLKEKIPFKVYPSQANFVLVDVSPLKAKKVTESLLKKGIIVRPCDSFREAGDSFIRVTVGTPEQNEKVVRAFEISKSEV, encoded by the coding sequence ATGTCCTTGAGCAGGCGTGAACTGATAAAAAAAGAAATCTTTGATATTGAAGAATACGTTCCCGGAAGATCCATAGAAGAGATAGCTTCAACCTACGGGCTTAAGCCAGAATCAATTATTAAACTGGGATCAAATGAAAACCCTCTGGGACCCTCACCGAAAGCCGTAAAGGCTCTCATAGAGGCAGCTCCCGGAGCAAATATATACCCATCAGCGGATGCACATGAATTAAGAGAAGCCCTCTCGAAATACACAGGTTTTCCGGTATCAAATATTGTCGCCTCAGGGCCAGGAATGGACGGGCTTCTTGACGGGCTTTGCAGGATAATTATTGAAAAGGGAGACGAGGTTATAGTGCCCATCCCTACCTTTTCCTATTATGAGCTTCCTGCCAGAGCCTGCGGCGCAGAACCTGTCTTTATCAGGCGGAACCAGGATTTCTCCCTGAACCCCGAAAAGATTCTTGAAGCCGTGTCTCCCAGAACCAAAATCATTTTCCTGTGTTCTCCAAATAACCCTTCAGGCAATCTCCTTCCGGAAGCTGACCTGAGGAAAATTATTGAAAATACCGATGCCCTTGTGTTTGTGGACGAAGCATACGTTGAATTTGCGGACAGGAACCTTGCAGCACTGGTAAATGAATATGACAATGTTGCGGTTGGAAGGACTTTTTCCAAAGTATTCGGGCTTGCAGGTCTACGCCTGGGATATGGCATAATGCCTGAGTGGCTTACAAAAGAATATTTAAGAGCAGCCACCCCGTTCTCGGTAAGTCTTCCGGCATTGCGGGCAGGACTGGCTGCGCTTTCGGATACTGAATACCTGAATAAAAGCATAAATCTTGCAAGGGAAGGCAGAGAATACCTGAAAGAAAAAATTCCTTTTAAGGTTTATCCTTCTCAGGCAAATTTTGTGCTTGTGGATGTTTCTCCCCTGAAAGCAAAAAAGGTCACGGAAAGCCTTCTGAAGAAAGGAATAATAGTTCGCCCCTGTGATTCTTTCAGGGAGGCAGGAGATTCTTTTATCAGGGTAACAGTCGGCACTCCTGAGCAGAATGAAAAGGTTGTCAGGGCTTTTGAGATTTCAAAGAGCGAGGTATAA
- a CDS encoding dihydroneopterin aldolase family protein → MSENKITDRDNALFEAGIKLGALYHQFTGSPVNLKTASSLEQAIQESISVQPFVENISVKIDRDLLKSKLNSEFGYTELQGPMLEVKITVKYGSSRVKVAMEYDPELNYPLMKIVEIE, encoded by the coding sequence TTGTCTGAAAACAAAATCACAGATAGAGATAACGCACTTTTCGAAGCAGGAATAAAGCTGGGAGCACTTTATCACCAGTTTACGGGCTCTCCTGTAAACCTGAAAACAGCTTCCAGCCTTGAGCAAGCTATTCAGGAAAGCATTTCAGTCCAGCCCTTTGTGGAAAATATTTCTGTGAAAATCGACCGTGACCTTTTAAAAAGTAAATTAAACAGCGAGTTCGGATACACAGAGCTTCAGGGTCCCATGCTTGAGGTTAAAATCACTGTAAAGTACGGATCTTCACGGGTGAAGGTTGCAATGGAATACGACCCTGAACTGAATTATCCGTTGATGAAGATTGTGGAGATAGAATAA
- a CDS encoding archaetidylserine synthase gives MNVFQMLRLPDLVSLLNLICGIGSIAVAAQSDSFGFALILLLLAAVADGADGYIARRFKGGELGEQLDSLADAVSFGVAPALLIFLEFGVEEPIVGIFAGLYAVCGVLRLARFNSSISVPKAGFEGLPITAGCIMLVTYLLLGESFVIVDVLLALTLALSILMVSTVNYPKIRNIKILAFVAAVFGITMLLYFIDVQYMRVFSFLPFILMLSYLFSPFLKIPVISIATSKDYGNRKGAKAEGRKEKQ, from the coding sequence ATGAACGTATTCCAGATGTTAAGACTCCCGGACCTGGTATCTCTTTTGAACCTGATCTGCGGGATTGGCTCCATTGCAGTAGCCGCTCAGAGTGATTCTTTTGGATTTGCTCTGATCCTGCTTTTGCTTGCGGCGGTTGCGGACGGGGCAGACGGATATATTGCCCGCAGATTCAAAGGGGGAGAGCTTGGGGAGCAGCTTGACTCTCTGGCAGATGCAGTTTCCTTTGGAGTTGCTCCCGCTCTTCTCATATTCCTTGAATTCGGGGTAGAGGAGCCTATCGTCGGGATATTTGCAGGCTTGTATGCTGTCTGCGGCGTGCTCAGGCTCGCCCGTTTCAATTCCTCAATATCCGTCCCGAAGGCAGGTTTTGAAGGGTTACCTATTACCGCAGGCTGCATAATGCTTGTTACATACCTTTTGCTCGGTGAAAGCTTTGTAATTGTAGATGTTCTGCTTGCTCTGACTCTTGCCCTCTCTATCCTTATGGTGAGCACAGTAAATTACCCGAAGATCAGGAACATTAAGATCCTGGCTTTCGTAGCTGCCGTATTCGGGATAACCATGCTGCTTTATTTTATTGATGTGCAGTATATGAGGGTCTTTTCTTTCCTGCCTTTTATCCTTATGCTGAGTTACCTGTTTTCCCCCTTCTTGAAAATCCCTGTGATCAGCATTGCTACCAGTAAAGATTACGGCAACAGGAAAGGGGCAAAGGCTGAAGGAAGAAAAGAAAAACAGTAA
- a CDS encoding phosphatidylserine decarboxylase gives MIAKGSEPWLFTAASVTALFAILSRATDGLPFLNYIANVGMALTFVMVIFFRDPERKVETSDTYMISPADGTVIDIRDRKICIFMFLQNVHVNRAPISGKISEIIYKKGGYLPAFCKDSERNERNEFIIHSKYGDVRVTQIAGIIARRIVTYSNVNDTVEQGQRIGMIRFGSRVDVTIPHDFDITVEKGERVLAGKTIIATIKNDRDF, from the coding sequence ATGATTGCAAAAGGCTCTGAACCCTGGCTTTTCACAGCTGCATCTGTAACCGCCCTATTTGCAATTCTTTCCAGGGCAACAGACGGCTTACCATTCCTTAATTACATTGCTAACGTGGGAATGGCGTTAACTTTCGTAATGGTTATCTTTTTCAGGGATCCCGAGAGAAAGGTAGAAACATCTGACACTTACATGATCTCCCCTGCCGACGGTACAGTTATCGATATCAGGGACAGAAAAATTTGTATTTTTATGTTCCTTCAAAACGTGCATGTTAACAGGGCTCCAATATCCGGGAAGATCAGTGAAATTATCTACAAAAAAGGTGGTTATCTTCCTGCTTTTTGCAAGGATTCTGAAAGGAATGAAAGAAACGAATTTATCATCCATAGCAAATATGGGGATGTAAGAGTAACACAGATTGCAGGCATTATTGCCCGCAGGATTGTCACATATTCGAATGTAAATGATACTGTAGAACAGGGACAGCGTATTGGTATGATCCGTTTTGGATCAAGAGTTGATGTAACAATTCCTCACGATTTTGACATTACAGTTGAAAAAGGGGAGCGTGTGCTTGCAGGCAAAACAATTATAGCAACAATAAAAAATGACAGGGACTTTTGA
- the artA gene encoding archaeosortase A: MIENVLWVAVGLMIASSAIPRTSRVRKLIGGTGWGVFSIHWGYQPLHYIEVQDYANVALTFLFALFCLLVAYIMLREYRKGPLVLKNNREVMHLPVSSQTEGDPLDITSMLTSASALGALVYFPFANFSFLNTWIIGNVTSQVTWVLQYFGFPAYMKAWNMITLNGYTVEIILACTAIESIALFMGLIGSVRAPLTRLVPAFVVSVPVIYVLNLIRDIFVVVAYGEQWFGTDSFIIAHNYIAKAGSGIALFLISYAVLKILPELLAMIDGLWVILSEELKYLLHRFARD, encoded by the coding sequence ATGATAGAAAATGTACTCTGGGTCGCAGTCGGGTTAATGATTGCGTCATCCGCTATTCCCAGAACTTCAAGAGTTCGTAAACTTATAGGGGGAACAGGATGGGGTGTATTTTCCATCCATTGGGGTTACCAGCCTCTCCATTACATCGAGGTTCAGGATTATGCCAATGTAGCCCTTACATTTCTGTTCGCCCTTTTCTGCTTACTTGTAGCCTACATAATGCTTCGGGAGTACAGAAAAGGTCCTCTTGTTCTAAAAAACAATAGAGAAGTAATGCACTTACCAGTCTCGTCTCAGACTGAAGGAGATCCCCTGGACATAACTTCAATGCTTACCAGTGCAAGTGCTCTTGGAGCTCTTGTTTACTTCCCATTTGCAAACTTTTCCTTCCTGAACACCTGGATCATAGGAAACGTTACCTCGCAGGTTACCTGGGTTCTCCAGTACTTTGGGTTTCCGGCATATATGAAAGCCTGGAATATGATAACCCTTAACGGGTACACGGTAGAGATTATCCTTGCATGTACTGCAATTGAAAGCATTGCTCTTTTTATGGGGCTGATAGGTTCAGTCAGAGCACCCCTTACCCGCCTGGTTCCGGCTTTTGTCGTATCCGTGCCTGTTATTTATGTGCTTAACCTTATCAGGGACATCTTTGTGGTTGTAGCTTATGGAGAACAGTGGTTCGGTACTGACAGTTTCATCATTGCCCATAACTATATCGCGAAAGCAGGGTCAGGAATAGCTCTCTTCTTAATTTCATATGCTGTACTCAAGATTTTGCCTGAGTTACTTGCAATGATTGACGGCCTCTGGGTCATACTCTCCGAAGAATTGAAATATCTTCTGCATAGATTTGCTAGGGATTGA
- a CDS encoding NUDIX domain-containing protein → MKHTTPSLTVDTVILFKNKLVLVKRKNPPYQGKFALPGGFVEIGESTETAAAREVFEETGLSVEILKLIGVYSDPERDPRRHTVSVCYLAKGYGDLKSGSDAAAVELFELDSIPELAFDHNKMINEAKSDINAVLY, encoded by the coding sequence ATGAAACATACTACCCCCAGCCTGACCGTTGATACTGTAATTCTCTTTAAAAACAAGCTTGTTCTGGTGAAGAGAAAAAACCCTCCATATCAGGGAAAATTTGCCCTTCCTGGCGGCTTCGTCGAAATTGGGGAAAGTACAGAAACAGCAGCTGCCAGGGAAGTTTTTGAAGAAACAGGCCTTTCTGTGGAGATTCTCAAACTTATCGGTGTCTATTCCGACCCTGAACGTGACCCAAGAAGACACACGGTATCAGTGTGTTACCTTGCGAAAGGATACGGAGACTTAAAATCAGGCTCTGATGCTGCTGCTGTAGAACTTTTTGAGCTTGATTCTATTCCTGAGCTGGCTTTTGACCATAATAAAATGATAAATGAAGCAAAAAGTGATATTAATGCAGTTCTGTACTAA
- a CDS encoding transcription factor S: MQFCTKCKSMMFPKDGNYHCRKCGSTIPIESDAKNFVSKAKIDDHEVVVLEGEQTSGLPTTNAKCPECGNNTAAWWLRQLRSADESETRFFKCTKCGYTWREYD; the protein is encoded by the coding sequence ATGCAGTTCTGTACTAAATGCAAAAGTATGATGTTTCCGAAAGATGGTAACTACCACTGCAGAAAATGTGGAAGCACAATACCGATTGAAAGCGACGCAAAGAATTTCGTCTCCAAAGCCAAAATTGATGATCACGAAGTAGTTGTACTCGAAGGAGAACAGACCTCAGGCCTGCCGACAACAAATGCAAAATGTCCGGAGTGCGGGAACAACACTGCAGCCTGGTGGCTAAGACAGCTCAGGTCTGCTGACGAATCCGAAACCCGTTTCTTCAAATGTACAAAATGCGGGTATACATGGAGAGAATACGACTGA
- a CDS encoding DNA polymerase sliding clamp has translation MFKAAINAELLKDAIASLAVIVDEVRFKIKPEGISVKAVDPANVAMGIFELGSSAFEEYSADECEIGIDLNKITDLLGIADRNDTVRMELDEGSNKLLIDVGGLSYTLSLLDPSTIRAEPRVPQLELPAKVVLNGADLRRAVKAAEKISDHMLMGVSGDTFYMEAKGDTDQVRLEMGRDQLIDLKAGEACSLFSLDYLTDIVKPTNKVNEVTLSLGRDFPILIDFEIANGAGRISYLLAPRIESD, from the coding sequence ATGTTCAAGGCAGCAATTAATGCAGAGCTTCTGAAAGACGCAATTGCCTCACTGGCTGTAATTGTAGACGAGGTCAGATTCAAAATTAAACCCGAAGGTATTTCGGTAAAGGCGGTTGATCCCGCCAACGTTGCAATGGGGATTTTTGAGCTTGGGTCATCAGCTTTTGAGGAATATAGTGCTGATGAGTGTGAAATAGGGATCGATCTGAATAAGATTACCGACCTCCTGGGAATTGCGGACAGGAACGATACAGTACGTATGGAGCTTGATGAAGGTAGCAATAAGCTCCTGATTGATGTTGGAGGATTATCATATACTCTTTCTCTTCTGGACCCTTCAACAATCCGTGCAGAGCCCAGAGTTCCTCAGCTCGAACTTCCTGCCAAAGTTGTCCTGAACGGTGCAGACCTCAGGCGTGCCGTAAAAGCCGCAGAAAAAATAAGCGACCACATGCTTATGGGAGTCTCTGGCGATACTTTTTATATGGAAGCAAAGGGCGATACAGATCAGGTCCGCCTGGAAATGGGTAGAGACCAGTTAATCGACCTTAAAGCAGGTGAAGCCTGTTCCCTCTTCTCCCTGGACTACCTTACAGATATAGTAAAACCCACAAACAAGGTAAATGAGGTCACTCTCTCCCTTGGAAGGGATTTCCCCATCCTGATTGATTTCGAGATTGCAAACGGTGCGGGCAGAATCTCTTACCTGCTGGCTCCGAGAATCGAATCGGACTAA
- the priL gene encoding DNA primase regulatory subunit PriL, giving the protein MQAEKLAYYPFTSEASAYVGNLGISLESLLNSRAYRAARARGIERVKEALEGEIKKSPVSGEAQVLSELLSYPFARMLVACVDDQLFTRRYALAEAKAAYTFLRNENPDFLLEFGDDFGISADSQDSYFSMHFTDYIRFSNSLKDPSWKLTNRQLRAGKIKITKEEFSRLLEEAVRERIEQSFPVPEIPPEVSSFCSPYAAEIKDKFEVQKKKFGSTDFGAVKPELFPPCIAYALANVQGGVNLAHSMRFAMTSFLLNVGMSVDEILNLFNISPDFNAEKTLYQIEHIAGATGNTYKPPACDTMRTYGNCVGKDRLCEKISHPLGYYEKKVFIKNKEGEEAQGKEQGKEKDDGKEKENGKESEVKKKKEK; this is encoded by the coding sequence ATGCAGGCAGAAAAACTTGCATATTACCCATTCACTTCAGAAGCGTCTGCCTACGTTGGAAACCTGGGAATTTCCTTAGAAAGCCTGCTCAATTCGCGGGCTTACAGGGCTGCAAGAGCCCGTGGAATAGAAAGGGTAAAAGAAGCTCTTGAAGGAGAAATTAAAAAATCTCCTGTTTCGGGGGAAGCCCAGGTACTTTCAGAACTCCTTTCCTATCCATTTGCCAGGATGCTGGTCGCCTGCGTGGATGATCAACTCTTTACCCGACGTTATGCTCTGGCAGAAGCAAAGGCTGCTTATACTTTTTTGAGAAACGAAAATCCGGATTTTCTGCTGGAATTCGGAGATGATTTTGGAATTTCAGCAGATTCTCAGGATTCTTATTTCAGCATGCATTTTACGGACTATATCCGCTTTTCAAATTCCCTTAAAGACCCTTCATGGAAACTGACAAACCGCCAGTTGAGAGCAGGCAAAATAAAAATAACAAAAGAAGAGTTTTCAAGGCTTCTTGAAGAAGCGGTCAGGGAAAGGATTGAACAATCCTTCCCTGTCCCGGAAATCCCGCCCGAGGTATCCAGTTTCTGTTCACCTTACGCTGCCGAGATAAAGGACAAGTTCGAAGTCCAGAAAAAGAAATTCGGATCTACGGATTTCGGAGCTGTCAAACCGGAACTATTCCCCCCCTGCATTGCCTATGCGCTTGCTAACGTTCAGGGAGGAGTGAATCTTGCTCACTCGATGCGTTTTGCAATGACATCCTTCCTTCTCAATGTGGGAATGTCAGTAGATGAAATCCTGAACCTTTTCAATATCTCACCGGATTTTAATGCAGAAAAAACCCTCTACCAGATAGAGCATATCGCAGGTGCTACAGGAAATACTTACAAACCACCTGCCTGCGACACCATGAGGACGTATGGGAACTGCGTAGGAAAAGACAGGCTCTGCGAGAAAATAAGCCATCCTCTTGGATATTACGAGAAAAAAGTATTCATAAAAAATAAAGAAGGAGAAGAGGCACAGGGAAAAGAACAGGGAAAGGAGAAGGATGATGGGAAGGAAAAGGAAAACGGGAAGGAAAGTGAAGTGAAAAAGAAGAAAGAGAAGTGA
- a CDS encoding glyoxalase/bleomycin resistance/dioxygenase family protein: MKFICPLFVVNNMEISRNFYEKVLNQKVQYDFGENVSFESGFAIHLKPHFSELTGINRNDIIQKSNNSELYFEEEDLDSFLKKLKEMNSIEYVHELKEQPWGQRVIRFYDPDMHIIEVGEPMESVVKRLLSEGLSVEETSKRTLMPEEFVRQFL; the protein is encoded by the coding sequence ATGAAATTTATATGCCCACTTTTTGTTGTCAACAATATGGAAATTTCCAGAAACTTTTACGAAAAAGTTCTCAACCAGAAAGTACAGTACGATTTTGGCGAAAATGTATCGTTTGAGAGTGGTTTTGCAATTCATCTAAAACCACACTTTTCAGAATTAACAGGCATAAACAGAAATGATATTATTCAAAAATCAAATAATTCCGAATTGTATTTTGAAGAAGAGGATTTAGATAGTTTTCTTAAAAAGCTGAAAGAAATGAATTCCATTGAATATGTACATGAATTAAAAGAACAGCCCTGGGGACAGCGTGTAATCAGATTTTACGATCCTGATATGCACATTATTGAAGTTGGCGAACCAATGGAAAGTGTGGTAAAAAGACTTTTGAGTGAAGGGTTATCGGTTGAAGAAACCTCAAAACGTACTTTAATGCCAGAGGAGTTTGTCAGGCAGTTTTTATGA
- a CDS encoding cobyrinate a,c-diamide synthase has translation MTKGILIAGTHSGVGKTTVSMGIMAALKHRQLKVQPYKVGPDYIDPSHHTAICGRPSRNLDTYLMGTEGVRQTVARTSADADIAVVEGVMGLFDGIDSTEVASSAHVAKTLDIPVILVINVHGMSRSAAALLKGYSEFDPEVRVAGVILNQVGSPRHAELVKNSLPGNIPIIGTIPRRKDIEVPSRHLGLYMAHEKDYNTAEMAAFIEENVDLDAVLELAEPCSVSEAEVVQSLDTDLKIGVAWDPAFCFYYRDMFDAFRDNGGEVVFFSPMTGEVPDVDGIYLGGGYPELYAETLENSETTQKLKGLAADGLPIYAECGGLLYLCGTYEVDDRFYKLADVVPANTRMTNRLKALGYTEARPLDKNFSSRNIRGHEFHYSITECDRDAKFAYEMIRGKGIQDGFDGLIEHNTLAGYMHSHPASFPVDKFVQKCREYRKR, from the coding sequence ATGACAAAAGGAATACTTATTGCAGGAACCCATAGCGGTGTTGGAAAAACAACAGTCTCAATGGGTATTATGGCTGCCCTCAAGCACAGGCAGTTAAAAGTCCAGCCCTATAAAGTAGGCCCTGATTACATTGACCCTTCCCATCACACTGCCATTTGCGGGCGCCCCTCCCGAAACCTGGATACTTACCTGATGGGCACGGAAGGTGTCAGGCAGACAGTTGCCCGCACATCTGCAGACGCTGATATTGCTGTCGTTGAAGGGGTTATGGGTCTTTTTGACGGAATTGATTCTACGGAAGTTGCGAGCTCAGCTCACGTAGCAAAGACTCTGGACATACCTGTCATACTGGTAATCAATGTCCATGGTATGTCCAGAAGTGCCGCAGCCCTTCTGAAAGGTTATTCCGAGTTCGATCCAGAAGTCCGGGTTGCAGGTGTCATCCTGAACCAGGTAGGAAGCCCCCGCCATGCCGAACTTGTAAAAAATTCGCTTCCTGGCAACATTCCGATTATCGGAACAATTCCCAGAAGAAAGGATATTGAAGTCCCTTCAAGGCACCTTGGGCTTTATATGGCACACGAAAAGGACTACAATACCGCAGAAATGGCAGCATTTATTGAAGAAAACGTTGACCTGGATGCAGTTCTTGAACTTGCTGAACCCTGTTCTGTTTCTGAAGCCGAAGTAGTCCAGAGTCTGGATACGGATCTAAAGATCGGAGTTGCCTGGGACCCTGCTTTCTGTTTCTACTACCGTGATATGTTTGACGCATTTAGAGATAACGGCGGAGAAGTTGTATTTTTTAGCCCTATGACAGGGGAAGTCCCGGATGTTGATGGAATTTATCTCGGGGGAGGCTATCCAGAGCTTTACGCAGAAACTCTCGAGAATTCGGAGACTACACAGAAATTAAAAGGGCTTGCAGCTGATGGTTTGCCTATCTATGCAGAATGCGGTGGCTTGCTCTATCTCTGCGGGACCTACGAGGTCGATGACCGCTTTTATAAACTGGCTGATGTCGTGCCCGCAAATACTCGCATGACAAACCGGCTGAAAGCTCTCGGATATACCGAAGCCCGACCTCTTGACAAAAATTTCTCTTCGCGCAATATCAGGGGCCATGAGTTCCATTACTCCATTACGGAGTGCGACAGGGATGCAAAATTCGCATATGAAATGATCCGCGGGAAAGGTATACAGGACGGCTTTGACGGTCTTATAGAGCACAATACCCTTGCGGGGTATATGCATTCTCATCCTGCCAGCTTCCCTGTAGATAAATTCGTGCAAAAATGCAGGGAATACAGAAAAAGGTAA